The proteins below come from a single Plantactinospora sp. KBS50 genomic window:
- the rplF gene encoding 50S ribosomal protein L6 yields MSRIGRRSIPVPAGVDITIDGPTVKVKGPKGELSHTLAEPITVERAEDGALSVNRPNDERRSKELHGLSRTLVANMIMGVTEGYRKTLEIAGTGYRVTAKGKDLEFALGFSHPVLVPAPDGITFTVERPTLFHVAGIDKQQVGEVAANIRKIRPPEPYKGKGVKYQGEVIRRKAGKAGKK; encoded by the coding sequence ATGTCGCGTATTGGACGTAGGTCGATCCCGGTACCCGCCGGCGTCGACATCACGATCGACGGGCCCACCGTCAAGGTGAAGGGCCCCAAGGGCGAGCTGTCGCACACCCTGGCCGAGCCGATCACCGTCGAGCGGGCCGAGGACGGCGCGCTGAGCGTCAACCGGCCCAACGACGAGCGCCGCTCGAAGGAGCTGCACGGGCTGAGCCGGACGCTGGTCGCCAACATGATCATGGGCGTGACCGAGGGGTACCGGAAGACCCTCGAGATCGCCGGCACCGGTTACCGGGTGACCGCCAAGGGCAAGGACCTCGAGTTCGCCCTCGGCTTCTCGCACCCCGTGCTGGTGCCGGCCCCGGACGGCATCACCTTCACGGTGGAGCGGCCGACCCTCTTCCACGTGGCCGGCATCGACAAGCAGCAGGTCGGTGAGGTCGCGGCCAACATCCGGAAGATCCGCCCGCCGGAGCCGTACAAGGGCAAGGGCGTCAAGTACCAGGGCGAAGTGATTCGTCGCAAGGCCGGTAAGGCCGGTAAGAAGTGA